The Abditibacteriaceae bacterium sequence GCGACGCGGTGAAAAGAACGCGCTGCTCCTCGGCGCATTCGGGTTGGCGATTCTCAGCAATATTCATACATACGACGCGATTCCTCTGGGTCTTTTGCTCCTCGCGTGGACAGCGATGAACTTCTTTCGCCCTCACGCGACGGGTGCGCTCACGACGCCCGAGTTCGACCGTACTCGTTTGGCACCGCTCGTGATTTCTCTGGGGGCTTTGCCGCCGCTGTTTTATCAACTCTGGGTTTTCAAGAACAGCATCGAATTCCAGCAAAAGGCGCTCACGCCAACGCCGCCGCCGCCGCTGGTTTCGGTGCTGGTTTCCATTGGTTTCTTCTTGCTGCTTGGCGCGGTTGGAATCGGGGCCGTGCGCAGCGGCAAGATCAAGGCGCACCTCGCGATTCCGGTTCTCTGGGTCGTTGTTGCGATTGCGTGCGCCTACGCGCCGATTTCGTTTGCACGCAAAATGCTCGAAGGCGTACATTGGCCGTTGTGCGTGGTGGCGGCAGTGGGCTTGGCGGCCTTGCTGCAAAAATTCTCGGCACAACGCGCACGTTTCGTAGCATTTGCATCGCTGGCTTTTCTTTCGGTTTCTTCCATAGCGTTTGCGCTCTGGTGTTTGGACAACGCCGCCGATAATAACCGAGCTCGCGAAAACGCTTTTATGCCGCCGCTTTATCTGGCGCAGGGTGACTGGGCCGCGATGCGCGCCCTCGACCAAAGCCGCCAGGGACGTGATGGCGTGGTTTTGTCGCTTCCTTTTCTGTCGAACTACATTCCGCGCGAAACAGGTCGCACCGTTTTCGCAGGGCATTGGGCCGAAACGCTGAACTTCTGGGACAGCGCAACCAAGACCGGCAAGCTGGCCGACACCCAGCGTTTTTACGGCATCGGGCGCGCCATGAGCGAGGACGAAGCGCGTGCGTGGCTGCAAAAAAACAAGATTCGTTTTGTTGTTGTTGGCTACCACGAACGCCGCTGGATGAGTGAACTCGGCGGGCGCGTCGCGCTCGATTTGCCAGTGTGGAAGCAAACCGGCGACACCACCATCTATGAAGTTCGCTGAAACAAGTACGGTCGATCTCGACCGTACTTTCGCTATCATTCTGGCTGGTGGCGAAGGCGTGCGTTTGCGGCCTCTTACCTCACGCATTCCTAAACCACTTTTGCCCGTTGCCAATGTATCGATGATTGGCCAGATTTTGCATGGCTTGCAGCAAAATGGCATCACGCGCGCGGCTCTGGCGACAGGTTATAAAGCCGAATTGCTGCGCGAAACTCTCGGGGAAACATCCAACGGCGTTTCGCTCGCTCACGTCGAAGAAAATTTGCCGCTCGGCAGCGGCGGCGCGTTACGCAATGTTTTGGACACGGTAAGGCCGGAAGCCGAAACATTGTGGGTCGCAGGTGGCGATATTCTGCACAGCGTCAATATTGCGGCGGCGATTGCACATCATCAGCACAGCGGCGCGTTAGCGACGATTATCACGGTTGAAGTCGAAGATACGAGTGGCTTCGGCATCTGCGAATGCGACGCCGACGGGCGAGTGCGGCGTTTTCTGGAGAAGCCGCCGTTGGGCGAAACTACGTCGCGTCTGGCGAACAGTGCGCTCTGGATTTTTTCGCCCAAAATCAGAGCTGAATTGCCCAGAGGCGCGAGCAGTCTGGAGCGCGAGGTTTTCCCACGATTAGCCGCGCGCGGCGCAGTGTCGGCGTTTGTATATGACGGATTCTGGCTCGATTGTGGCACGCCCGAACGGTTTATCGAAGCCAACCAGGCCGCGCTCGACCAACGATTTCCGGCGATTCTCAAAGGCGCTGTCGAAGGCACTTCGTTAATCGGAGACAACGCGGCGATTGCGCCCGATGCTCAAATTCTGCATTCCGTTGTAGGCACGAATGCACAGATCGAAAGTGGCGCGTGCGTGGAGAACTGCATTGTTTTCGACAACGCGCGCATTGAAAGCCACGCACATTTGCGAAACTGCATCGTTGATAACGAAACGCGTGTGGCATCTGACACGTCGGCACGCGACAAAATATTTTAAAGTACGGTCGAATTCCGGGTGCCCACCGCGAAGCGGAAGGGCGGATACTCTTTGACGAACCTTATGCCGAACCAACCGCTGCCCGACGAACCGCAATTCCCTGCTCGCCCCGGCTCGCGCGCCGAACGATTAATGAACGCGCGCCTCGCCGAATCGCGTCCTGAAACCGCGAGCGTCCCGCCCCCCGTCGAAAAGACCTCGAAATCAAAACCGGCGCGAACGCGCGAACTCAACAAGCGCATTCGTGCGGCTCTGCGCGAGCACACCGACGCGGTGTATGGCCAAGGCCCCAAAGCCGAAGCGCCCGCAGACGAAGTAGCGTCGGTTGAAATTCCGGCCACGAAAGCGTCGAGTTCGTGGGAAGATTTGGCGAATGAAATCGCGCCTTCGGGCGGCGCGCGGCGCGGATTAGCAACGGGCGCGCGGCGTGGCGCTTCGGTGCCCAATCCCGAATCGCCAAAAGCGCACCCGGTGTGGCGACCTGCGCCGGTTGCGCCCGCAGTTATCGAATGCCGACAGCCGAAGCCTTCGGAGCTTTTGCACGATGCCCTGCGCGGCGAAGAAAAAGTCTGCCCGACTCATGGGCCGCATTACGTCGTGTCACGCGCGGCAGCCGAATACGACACGATTTTCAACGGGGTTCACAAGCGTTTGGAAACGATTCTGGCGCGCGAAGTATTTCCGGCTTTCTCGGGCGCGCGCGTGGAAGATTTGCTTTTCGTAGACATCGAAACGACCGGGCTTTCTTCGTCGATGCCGCTTTTTCTGGTAGGCGCTTTGGGCTTTGAACGCGGTGCACAACTCGATTTATTTCTCGCCCGCGATTATCCCGAAGAACGCGCGTTGCTGGCCGCATTTCTCGAATTGGCGCGCGGCAAAACTCTGGTCACGTTTAACGGCAAATCGTTCGACTGGCCTTACATCGAAGGCCGCGCGCGTGGGCATCGTTTGGGTGTTTCGGCGCCGCGCGCGCATTTCGATATGCTGCACCACGCGCGGCGAACATGGAAGCATTCGCTGCCGAACTGCAAGCTGCAAACGCTGGAGTTGTATTTGTGTGGGCGCACGCGCATCGACGATGTTCCAGGCAGCCAGATTCCGCGCGCTTATCACGAATTCGTCGCAACGCACGCCGAAGACGGCACCGGCGCGCATCTCATGGCCCCGATTCTTCATCACAACGCGCTCGATATTCTGACGCTTTCCGAATTGGTCTGTATCGCGGGCGAAGAATTATAAAAAAAGTACGGTCGAAATCGACCGTACTCCTTATTATTGCGTCCCCACTTACTTCGAGAAAAGAATAAACGCCAAAGCAATGAGGATGATGGCCGCCAAAATCGCCAACGTGATTTTGGCCCAACTCAGCGGATACTTTCCGGCGATTGTTCCGGTGTAACCGTTGATAACGACCTGATACGAAGTCGCGCCGTAGGTGTAACTGAGCAACCAAATCGGCACGAGGATGTGCTTGAAGGTTTGCGCCGAGAAATCCGCATCGACTTCCAAGTTGCGCTGCGTATCGCCTGGCACTTCGGACGAGCAAAGGTCACGAATCTTGCCTTCCATCGCTTCGCGTGCATGCTGTGCGGCCGCAATCAGGTCGATTTGATACTGCTCGACAACCCAACCGCTGAGAAACGCCGGTTCATACGGCTTGAGATCGCTGGTGGTTGGAAACGGTTCAATCTGGCGCAAAAGCTCGGCATCGACGCCTTTGGAAGACGGCACCAATTCATCGTCGAAGAAGTTTTGCACCGAACCGGACGCGTTTTCCCAGCGCGTGTGCTGCACCTGTCGCGTTTGGCTTTTGCCCTGGGAATCGGTGTACGATTCTGTCTCGTAATAGTGGTGCCCGGCTTGGGCGCGCCAGTCGGCGTGAACCTGCGCATCGAAAGTCCAGTAGGGCAAATACACGCCGTGAACCGTGTCGGTTAAAGCGCGCCTCTTGAGAGCGTTCGGTGCCCAGAAACGCGAGCCATACCAATCACGAATTTTCTCGCGAACTTGCGTTTCCGATACCTTAAATTCCAGCAAACTTTCGGGACGAATCGGCGCTTTAATCTGGTCGTAAGAAACAAGCGAGGTCGAGCCGCAGAAATCGCAACTTTTAGAGACGTGCGCCGGATCGAAAACCGAAATCGCCTGACAACTCTGGCATTTGACAGACGTTTTCTCGGCGGCCCAACCGCGATGGTTATCGTCGATGTTGCGCAGTGCCGTCGCCAACTCGTTTTCTTTAATCGGACCACCGGCAGCCGGAAGTTCGGCGGGCGATGTTGTACCGCAAAAAGGGCAGACAAGCGCACTTTTCGCCGGATTCCACTGCGCTTCGGCCGCGCACGCGGGACAAGTGTATTTTTGTGTGGCGGTTATTTCTGCCATAGGATTTTAGTTTTCGCGTCGCTTTAAGCCCGTCGCTTTAGCTGTTGAGAAACTGGTCGAGCGCCGCGCGACTGATGCGCCATGTCGAGCCAATTTTCTTGCCCTTGAGATCGCCGGCTTCGAGCGTTTGAAGAACATCGCCTTCAGAAACGCCCAATTCCTGCGCGGCTTCGCCCGGTGAAAGCAAAGCTGGAGCAGCCGCTGGTGCTGCCGGTGCGGGCGCAGCAGCAGGTGCAGCGCCCGCAGGCGCAATTCCCGGCGTTGCTTGTGCGCCCAAGGCGCCGCCTTGCTGCTGAACCATTTGCTGCGCCATCGCCATTCCGACGGCCATTTCGCTTGCAAAACCAGCGGTGCCGCCACCGGCTCCCGGCTCGGTCATGCCCTGCGCCATCTGGAATTTCACGTAATCGTTGAGGTTGCCAACTGCGGCCATCGAAGAACGCTTGTCAATCGCCTGCTCGACTTCCGGCGGCACGCTGACATTCTCGATGAGGAAGCTCGTGAATTCGATGCCGTATTTTGTCGTGATAACCGGATTGATAAGCGGCAAAAGCGCGTCGCCCAGTTCGCTGTAACGCATGGCAACATCGAGAACAGGGACTTTGGCTTCCGCGAGCGCTTCGCTAAACAGCGAAATCACACGCGAGCGCATCGTGTCGGCGAATTCGTCGAGGCGGAAATGCTGGTCGCTGCCTGCGACTTCTTTCAAGAAAAGCGGCGGGTTCACAATACGAAAATCGAAGGTGCCGAAAGCCCGCACGCGCACAATGCCGAAGTCGGCGTCGCGCATCATGACGGGGTTGGAAGTGCCCCACTTATTGCCGGTAAATAGCCGCGTCGTGACGTAATAAACATCGGCTTTGAACGGGCTGGCAAAACCGTATTTCCAGCCGCGTAGTGTTGTGAGTACGGGAATATTTTCGGTGGCGAGCGTGTACTTCCCCGGCCCAAACGTATCGCCAAATTGACCCAGATACACAAATTGCACGATCTGCGATTCGCGCACAATCAGTTGCGCGCCATTCTTGATTTCTTTGTCGTCGTCGGGCCAACGAAAGCTGAGAGTGTCGCGGGAATCATCGGTCCATTCGATGATGTCGATCAGTTCGCGTTTAATAAAACCAAGAAGTGACATAAGTGGTGTTCCTTGTGCGCGGAAATCGGAAACATTCCGTAGTTGCCTTCCGAAAATCAAAAATACAATCCGATCTTCGGTCAGTTGTGCTCAATTCTATAATAACGGCATCCGAATTGCTTTTTGTCCTCGGTTTTCTCGGCAACAGGCTTTATTTAGACAGGAGTACGGTCGTTTTCGACCGTACTCTAATCAGACACATTCATTGTTTCTTTTCGGCTACAATGGTGGCGCGAGGTGTGAATATGATGCGTGTTCTGAAATCGTTTGGCGGAAATTTGTTTGGCCTGGGAGCCTTGTCGCTTGTTACGGCAGCGATTCTTTTTCCTGTCTTTGTCCGCGCGCGGCACAATGCGCGGCGCAGTTCGTGTCAAAGCAACCTCAAGCAAATCAGTCTGGGCATGCTGCAATACCAGCAGGACTACGACGAACGCTTTCCGCCGGTTGCGAGTGCTTCCAAAGCAGTCGTCGAAGCCGCGCTGCAAAAGAAGCAGCGCTCGGCTTATGATGCGCCTGATGTCCCGTCTTATGGCTGGCTCGATTTGCTCGACCCGTATCTTCAAGACACCTCGATGTATCAATGCCCCAGTGAAAGCCACGAGCCTGCGAAGCCACTTCGCTCGACATCGCGCGGCTTTTCCGACTACTGGATGAATGGCCGTTGGTCGGGTGCAAATTCCGCAAAATTAGTGGACACGTATCGCTTGATAATGCTCGGCGATGGCGACAGCCGCGATTCCAACAGCACCTCGCGCTACAGCAAAAGCAGCATTGTGATCGAAAACAGCGAATCGCCGTGGACGGAGCGGCATCTCGGCGGCGCAAACTACGCCTTTGTCGATGGCCATGTCAAATGGCTCCAGCGAAAAGCTGTCTCCACTACGCCCGGCGCAAATCACACCTTCGCCACGAAGTAAAAGCCGGTTGTTTGGAAGAGCAACGCATGAAATATGTACGGCCTTTGCTGGTGCTTCTCATTGTCGGCGGTTTTCTACTGATTGGGTATTCCTGGCTTAACCATGCCCGCGGAAATGCGCGCCGTTCTTCGTGCGCGAGTAATATCAAAAATATCGCGCTTGGCTTCTATCAATATGTGCAGGACAACGACAATCGTTTCCCGCTTGTCGCTTCTGCCTCACAGCGAGAAGTTGAAGCAACGCAGGATAAATGGGGGCAACCGACGGAGAAAACGCGGCCTTTCGGCTGGGTCGATGCTCTGCAGCCTTACTTAAAAAGCACCAGTATTTTTAATTGTCCCAGCGAAACCATCTGGCCGGAGGATTGGAGGTTTACCAGACCCCAATTCACCGATTACTGGATGAACGGCCAATTATCTGGCATTCGATTGAAAAGCATTTCCAATCCATCGCGCGTCTTTCTTAGCGGCGACGGCGATGGGCGCGATGCCGACAGTACCGCGCGTTACAACAAAGTCGGCCTGCCTACGAAAAGTTACGACGCGACGCAACCGATCTGGACACAACGCCACATCGGCGGCGCGAACTATGCTTTTGTCGATGGTCACGTTGAGTGGCTCAAGCCCGACGAAATATCTGCTGAAGCTAATGCGCCGCACACATTCTCACCCAAATAGTAAAAGGCCCGATTCTTCCGAATCGGGCCTTTTGAGTACGGTCGGATTCGACCGTACTTTTTATTGTGTTCTGCTAATGTCTAGCGTTCGCTGCGTCCGATCAGCAAACCAATCAGTACGCCGAGCAACAGTCCACCGGCCATTGCAGCTTGCGCAGCGGCGGCGGCGGCGGTCGCCGATGCGACGCCCGCTGTGGTGCCGGTTGCAGTTGCGGCCAATCCGGCTGTTGCTCCCGCTGCGATTTCACGCGCTGCGGCAGCTTCGGTTGCTGCGATGCCGCCCTGCATACCTGCTGATGTCGCTGCCGCAACAGAGGCCGCAGCGGCCTGAGCGGCGGCCATTCCGGCCTGCGTACCCGTTGCCAATGCTGCTGCCTCGCGTGCTGCGGCGGCTGTTGCGATGGCTGCGCCTGTTTCCGAATTGTTGTTCTCTTCCATGGGTATGTTTCCTATAAAAACGAATTTACATTGTCACGGTCAATAGACAAGAGCAATGCCGCGTGAAGTGAGGCGAGATGAATGCCGCAACGCGCCGAAGTTCGTTTTTGCAGGGTTTTTACTTACACAGAAACGACGAAAAGGGTACGGTCGAAATCGACCGTACCCTTCTCTGTTGGCCGGAGCCGGACGGATTAGTACATTCCGCCCATGCCACCCATGCCACCCATATCGCCACCGCCGCCTGCAGGCGCGGGGTTCTTTTCCTTGATTTCCGAAGCTAAAACTTCGGTCGTCAGGATGAGGCTGGCAATCGACGCGGCGTTCTCAAGAGCGCTGCGCGTGACTTTCACCGGATCGACAACGCCGGCTTTCACCAGGTCGCCGTATTCTTCGGTCAGGGCGTTGAAGCCGAAGCCTTTCGGGCCTTCTTTCACTTTGTTGACGACAACGCTGCCTTCGAGACCGGCGTTGATCGCGATCTGACGGAGCGGTTCGCTCAAAGCGCGACGCACGATGTCGATGCCGCTCTGCTCGTCTTCGTTGGCGCCTTTCAGGTCAACGAGGTTGAGCGAAGCGTGAACCAAAGTTGCGC is a genomic window containing:
- a CDS encoding NDP-sugar synthase, whose translation is MKFAETSTVDLDRTFAIILAGGEGVRLRPLTSRIPKPLLPVANVSMIGQILHGLQQNGITRAALATGYKAELLRETLGETSNGVSLAHVEENLPLGSGGALRNVLDTVRPEAETLWVAGGDILHSVNIAAAIAHHQHSGALATIITVEVEDTSGFGICECDADGRVRRFLEKPPLGETTSRLANSALWIFSPKIRAELPRGASSLEREVFPRLAARGAVSAFVYDGFWLDCGTPERFIEANQAALDQRFPAILKGAVEGTSLIGDNAAIAPDAQILHSVVGTNAQIESGACVENCIVFDNARIESHAHLRNCIVDNETRVASDTSARDKIF
- a CDS encoding ribonuclease H-like domain-containing protein, with product MPNQPLPDEPQFPARPGSRAERLMNARLAESRPETASVPPPVEKTSKSKPARTRELNKRIRAALREHTDAVYGQGPKAEAPADEVASVEIPATKASSSWEDLANEIAPSGGARRGLATGARRGASVPNPESPKAHPVWRPAPVAPAVIECRQPKPSELLHDALRGEEKVCPTHGPHYVVSRAAAEYDTIFNGVHKRLETILAREVFPAFSGARVEDLLFVDIETTGLSSSMPLFLVGALGFERGAQLDLFLARDYPEERALLAAFLELARGKTLVTFNGKSFDWPYIEGRARGHRLGVSAPRAHFDMLHHARRTWKHSLPNCKLQTLELYLCGRTRIDDVPGSQIPRAYHEFVATHAEDGTGAHLMAPILHHNALDILTLSELVCIAGEEL
- a CDS encoding SPFH and helix-turn-helix domain-containing protein, which encodes MSLLGFIKRELIDIIEWTDDSRDTLSFRWPDDDKEIKNGAQLIVRESQIVQFVYLGQFGDTFGPGKYTLATENIPVLTTLRGWKYGFASPFKADVYYVTTRLFTGNKWGTSNPVMMRDADFGIVRVRAFGTFDFRIVNPPLFLKEVAGSDQHFRLDEFADTMRSRVISLFSEALAEAKVPVLDVAMRYSELGDALLPLINPVITTKYGIEFTSFLIENVSVPPEVEQAIDKRSSMAAVGNLNDYVKFQMAQGMTEPGAGGGTAGFASEMAVGMAMAQQMVQQQGGALGAQATPGIAPAGAAPAAAPAPAAPAAAPALLSPGEAAQELGVSEGDVLQTLEAGDLKGKKIGSTWRISRAALDQFLNS
- a CDS encoding DUF1559 domain-containing protein, with the translated sequence MMRVLKSFGGNLFGLGALSLVTAAILFPVFVRARHNARRSSCQSNLKQISLGMLQYQQDYDERFPPVASASKAVVEAALQKKQRSAYDAPDVPSYGWLDLLDPYLQDTSMYQCPSESHEPAKPLRSTSRGFSDYWMNGRWSGANSAKLVDTYRLIMLGDGDSRDSNSTSRYSKSSIVIENSESPWTERHLGGANYAFVDGHVKWLQRKAVSTTPGANHTFATK
- a CDS encoding DUF1559 domain-containing protein; translated protein: MKYVRPLLVLLIVGGFLLIGYSWLNHARGNARRSSCASNIKNIALGFYQYVQDNDNRFPLVASASQREVEATQDKWGQPTEKTRPFGWVDALQPYLKSTSIFNCPSETIWPEDWRFTRPQFTDYWMNGQLSGIRLKSISNPSRVFLSGDGDGRDADSTARYNKVGLPTKSYDATQPIWTQRHIGGANYAFVDGHVEWLKPDEISAEANAPHTFSPK